The DNA segment CAAGTTGAGCGTGCGCGCCATAGTAACCAAAATCGAGGTGACCTAAATAACTGAAACCAAAGTAAACCGCTAATACGGCAATCGATACCGCGGCAAAAAACTCTAGCACCGCCGAGCTTAAAAAGGCCATTCGCAGCACAGACATAGTACGGCTACGGAACTCCTCCGAGGCTTTTTCGATCACCTTAAGCTCAGCATCACCCCGATAGAAGAGTTTTAAGGTCGAAAGCCCTTTTAATCTATCCATAAAGTGGCCACTTAATCTGGCTAAGGCATTGAAGTTTTTACGGTTAGCATCGGCCGCGCCCATACCGACGAGGATCATAAACAGCGGGATTAGAGGCGCGGTTAATAGCAAAATCAGCCCCGCCGCCCAGTTGATGGGAAACACGGCGATGAGGATCAATAAGGGGATCACACCAGCAAGGGTCATTTGCGGTAAATAACGGGCATAAAAATCTTGTAAATCTTCCACTTGCTCTAAGACTATGCTCGCCCAACTGCCTGCGGGTTTACCTTTAATAAACGCGGGGCCGAGCCGAGTTAACTTATCCATTACCGCACTGCGGATTTGTTGGCGTAAGCGTTTGCCCGCTTCAAAACTGGCGCGCTCGCGTCCATAGGCGAGTATTGCTCGCAACAACATTAAGCCAATCAAGGCCATAAAATGTGGCAGATAATCGCTTGCCCCCACAGCCGGCTGAATTGGCGTGCTATTCACTCCATCAGTAAATGCCTGCAAGGCATTGCCAACAATGACGCCATCGAGGAGTGTAGCTATCAGATAAGCCTGTGCTATCAATGCAATAGCGCTTAACATTCCACACCATACGGAGAGCTTAACAAACCAGCCACAGGCCTTTTTTGCGACTTGAGCCAAACGAGAAGGGACTTTTCTAACGACTTATCCATGGTGCTCCAACAGAAACTAGCAAAGCAGTAGGTTGTAGAAATAGGCTAACACTGAGTGACCCCGAGGGGCTTGCAAGTGTTGAAAAGGTTCGATAGGGACGCAGTATCGCAGGCATCCAAGGTAGATGAAACCTTAGCGGAAGCTTTTGTTAGCCTATTCACAAAAATGAGATAAAGATCAATAAATTCCCAAAGTGCGGGAACCCAGAGTCAACTCTCGCCGCCAGCTTAATCAATCGGCCTTAATTATTGCTGAGCGCCGTATTTGACTAACACATGCCAGAGCAGCTTGAGCTCGTGTGCCACCTGAGCACGGTTCCCCCGATCGCGCCAATGCTGGGGCGAATGGTATAAATCCCGCGCCGCCACGCCAATGGCATAGGCATCGACACGCTCGTCGATAGCAATGCGACTCGCCAAAGATGGCATAGTCGGTCCACGGAAATCACTGGGGATCTGCGCCGTGTGCAGGCTAAAACCATTATGGTATTGCAGCTCGATATCATAGCGATCACAGAGCTTGCTCAAGGTGGCACCGATTTCAGTCCCTTTAAAACTAGGATCTGCCACCAGCATGGCAATGTCTTCATCGAGGGACACATCACCGTGGATCTGCGCCTCAATATAATGGTCGAGATTGTTCGACATCGGCCGTTCAAAGCGCGATAGCAAAGATGAATTCAGTTGATGCGCCAAATATTGGATCACGTTGAGCGGTTTAAAATCCACTTTCCCCAAGGCATAGTGGCGCTCAAAACTCTCGGTGAGCAGCGCCGCTAATACATCATCAAAGCAGGATAAAGTCCCCTTTTCCTTCGGGTTACGGTAGGAGTCTAAATAAGTGAACGTCGAGCGTGTGAGCAACTGCGAATGGGTCAGCAAATAACAGCTGCCAAAACGCGGGGCTGGG comes from the Shewanella seohaensis genome and includes:
- a CDS encoding DUF3626 domain-containing protein: MTAIQHIERLARGRSEQAVAVIRNVQQMSNIPMQEMQAALKQLLHCGRVALHFHPDRIDSRGITVAEGLLRDGQYRSQFETHISNGQLSPELGGPRDHWENQLFGDAYKGTKSRPKYGALDLGMWQDGPAPRFGSCYLLTHSQLLTRSTFTYLDSYRNPKEKGTLSCFDDVLAALLTESFERHYALGKVDFKPLNVIQYLAHQLNSSLLSRFERPMSNNLDHYIEAQIHGDVSLDEDIAMLVADPSFKGTEIGATLSKLCDRYDIELQYHNGFSLHTAQIPSDFRGPTMPSLASRIAIDERVDAYAIGVAARDLYHSPQHWRDRGNRAQVAHELKLLWHVLVKYGAQQ